Proteins encoded within one genomic window of Rossellomorea vietnamensis:
- a CDS encoding cyanophycinase, with product MAKGDLLIIGGNEDKTDEKVILSKFATICQNRQGPIGIVTTATAYPEEVGNEYASLFHTLHGTKPLLLHLDSREKADDPELIEQLSSLSGLFMTGGDQLRLTSLLGGTTFYKHCLKEWKGGLVIGGTSAGAAVMSRLMIISSKISKKQDVSILEMGSGFGFLEDVIIDQHFSQRDRFSRLMRAIALNPQIIGVGIDENTAIWVNSERNQFEVIGEFNVSIFDGKTSSYIDVAENKENMTISDIRFHTLGEGAIFDLTKRELIIS from the coding sequence ATGGCAAAAGGTGATTTGCTGATCATTGGTGGCAACGAGGATAAAACGGATGAGAAGGTCATCTTATCGAAGTTCGCTACAATATGTCAAAATAGACAAGGTCCGATTGGGATCGTTACGACTGCTACAGCTTATCCGGAAGAAGTGGGGAATGAATACGCAAGTTTGTTTCACACCCTTCATGGAACAAAACCACTATTGCTCCATCTGGATTCCCGCGAGAAAGCGGATGATCCTGAATTGATCGAGCAGCTTTCCTCTCTATCGGGGTTATTCATGACAGGCGGAGATCAACTCAGACTCACGAGTCTCCTGGGGGGGACAACCTTCTATAAACACTGTCTTAAAGAATGGAAGGGAGGTCTGGTCATAGGCGGGACCAGTGCAGGGGCTGCCGTCATGAGCAGGTTGATGATCATATCATCCAAAATCTCAAAAAAGCAGGATGTCTCGATCCTCGAAATGGGATCTGGCTTCGGATTTCTCGAAGACGTCATAATAGATCAGCACTTTTCCCAGCGTGACAGGTTTTCAAGGCTGATGAGGGCGATTGCATTAAATCCTCAAATTATCGGGGTGGGGATCGATGAAAATACAGCGATTTGGGTCAACAGTGAACGGAATCAATTTGAAGTGATCGGTGAATTCAATGTGAGCATTTTCGACGGGAAAACGTCTTCCTATATAGATGTTGCTGAAAATAAAGAGAACATGACCATATCAGATATTCGTTTTCACACATTGGGTGA
- a CDS encoding MGMT family protein, producing the protein MKPFTERAVNIIADIPPGKVMTYGQIAELAGSPKAARQVVRILHSMSEKYKLPWHRVLNSKGEVGFRDEEQMMTQRLSLEAEGVHFIGNNRIELWKYQYHPES; encoded by the coding sequence ATGAAGCCGTTTACCGAACGGGCGGTGAACATCATAGCCGATATTCCTCCGGGAAAGGTCATGACATACGGACAAATTGCGGAGCTGGCAGGTAGCCCCAAGGCTGCAAGGCAGGTCGTGAGGATTCTCCACTCCATGAGTGAAAAGTATAAACTCCCCTGGCACAGGGTTCTGAACAGCAAAGGGGAAGTCGGATTTCGTGATGAGGAGCAAATGATGACTCAGAGACTGTCCCTGGAAGCGGAAGGGGTCCACTTTATAGGAAATAACCGGATTGAACTGTGGAAGTATCAGTATCACCCTGAATCATAG
- a CDS encoding Cof-type HAD-IIB family hydrolase produces the protein MDIKLIALDMDGTLVNHEGEVSPENEQAIQRAKEKGIHVVLSTGRSLFTCRDISDELGRSSYLVTVNGGEIYDYEYNLVDRIPLDIDLVKQLWALKEEHDVYFWSSTSQGLFNSRKPFEQDIESYNWLKFGFDIQDDDVRKVMLDELVKNEALEITNSSPTNIEINPAGVNKAAALVKVCKWLDLSMDQVMAVGDSMNDIAMIREAGFGVAMGNAQEAVKEAADWVTGINTDHGVAQAIDKVLKEMN, from the coding sequence ATGGATATTAAACTGATTGCACTGGATATGGATGGGACACTCGTCAACCATGAGGGCGAGGTATCTCCTGAAAACGAACAAGCCATTCAGCGGGCAAAGGAAAAGGGAATTCATGTTGTATTGAGTACAGGACGCTCTCTTTTTACATGCAGGGACATTTCAGATGAGCTTGGTCGTTCATCTTATCTTGTCACCGTGAATGGCGGGGAGATCTACGATTATGAATACAATCTTGTAGACCGCATCCCCCTTGATATTGATCTTGTAAAGCAGCTATGGGCGCTTAAAGAAGAGCATGATGTGTATTTCTGGTCTTCCACTTCCCAAGGCTTATTCAATAGCAGGAAACCTTTTGAGCAGGATATCGAATCTTATAATTGGCTGAAGTTTGGCTTTGATATCCAGGATGATGATGTCCGCAAAGTCATGTTGGATGAACTGGTGAAGAATGAAGCACTTGAAATTACGAACTCCTCACCAACCAACATCGAAATCAATCCAGCAGGGGTCAATAAGGCCGCTGCCCTGGTAAAAGTGTGTAAATGGCTGGACCTTTCAATGGATCAAGTCATGGCAGTCGGGGACAGTATGAATGACATCGCGATGATCCGAGAAGCTGGATTCGGTGTGGCCATGGGCAACGCTCAGGAAGCAGTGAAAGAAGCAGCGGACTGGGTGACGGGGATCAATACTGATCACGGTGTCGCTCAGGCAATCGATAAAGTACTGAAGGAAATGAACTAA
- a CDS encoding CBO0543 family protein yields MYLLLIVVVYLLFAKFFIDWKRWKDYYPTVQFYIICNLTYNVIFYNHTLWEYKAVTVDWLNHTLIDLVFTFFIIPVVIMIYLRYFPYRKKKIVYVSSWIAYFTFLEYLFHKKGLFLYENGWNLGWSAVFNIIMFTILGLHHKKPLLALLLSVPIIGILLLIFHPSFHELK; encoded by the coding sequence ATGTACTTATTACTGATCGTCGTTGTCTATTTACTTTTTGCAAAGTTCTTTATTGATTGGAAACGCTGGAAGGACTATTATCCAACGGTGCAGTTTTATATTATCTGCAATCTCACCTATAACGTGATTTTTTATAACCACACCTTATGGGAATATAAAGCGGTGACGGTAGACTGGCTGAATCATACATTGATCGATCTTGTTTTTACCTTTTTCATCATTCCAGTGGTGATTATGATCTATCTCCGTTATTTTCCTTACCGGAAAAAGAAGATTGTTTACGTTTCAAGCTGGATCGCTTATTTTACATTTCTCGAGTACTTATTTCATAAAAAAGGGCTTTTCCTTTACGAAAATGGCTGGAATTTGGGATGGTCTGCTGTATTTAACATCATCATGTTTACCATTTTGGGGTTGCATCACAAAAAACCGCTGCTTGCACTCCTCCTTTCTGTTCCCATCATCGGCATCCTTCTGTTGATCTTCCATCCATCTTTTCATGAATTAAAGTGA
- a CDS encoding ATP-dependent Clp protease ATP-binding subunit, whose translation MKCQVCHHNQATVEVYTQLNGKKSSMKMCSACFQKQQTPSGIHGGFPFDELFKGMSMDGSPDHGFQNQQQPSSSAQGKGGNGGNGILDQFGRNVTGAAKAGLIDPVIGRDKEVDRVIEILNRRNKNNPVLIGEPGVGKTAIAEGLARKIVAGDVPSKLLNKEVYVMDVASLTAGTGVRGSFEERLKAIISELQSRENVMLFIDEIHQLVGAGSAEGSMDAGNILKPALARGELQVIGATTLKEYRQIEKDAALERRFQPVMVNEPTPEEAIEILKGLKSRYEDYHGVKFTDESIEACVKLSHRYIQDRFLPDKAIDLMDEAGSKVNLLSEGKDKTAIHKKLHEVRVKKEQATKEENYEQAAILRDEEASLEKQLGQESSDSKALVEKDLIQAIIETKTGIPVGKLQSDDRKRMKSLEENLAHKVIGQDEAVKKVAKAIRRSRAGLKAKHRPIGTFLFVGPTGVGKTELTKTLAEELFGSKDSMLRLDMSEYMEKHSVSKLIGSPPGYVGHEESGQLTEKVRRNPYSIILLDEIEKAHPDVQHMFLQILEDGRLTDSQGRTVSFKETVIIMTSNAGVTDKKEAVVGFNTGGTDAIKETNILQSLGAYFKPEFLNRFDSIIEFESLEKVELLEILDLMLNELQAELKEQGITVEIDGEAKRRLVELGYHPEFGARPLRRVIQERVEDKIADFLLDEEGVTELIVSVENDEIIVK comes from the coding sequence ATGAAATGCCAAGTATGTCATCATAATCAAGCAACGGTTGAAGTTTATACGCAACTGAATGGTAAGAAATCCAGTATGAAAATGTGTTCTGCTTGCTTTCAAAAGCAGCAAACCCCTTCTGGCATTCACGGAGGATTCCCGTTTGATGAATTGTTCAAAGGTATGAGCATGGACGGAAGTCCTGACCATGGATTCCAAAACCAGCAACAGCCATCTTCTTCAGCTCAAGGGAAAGGTGGGAATGGTGGAAACGGCATCCTCGATCAGTTCGGACGTAATGTCACTGGAGCCGCTAAAGCCGGTTTGATCGATCCGGTTATCGGTCGAGACAAAGAAGTGGATCGTGTGATTGAAATCCTGAACCGCCGCAATAAAAACAATCCGGTACTGATCGGTGAACCCGGTGTCGGGAAAACAGCCATTGCGGAAGGATTGGCACGTAAAATCGTAGCAGGCGATGTGCCGTCAAAATTATTAAACAAAGAAGTATATGTGATGGACGTTGCTTCCTTGACCGCCGGTACAGGTGTACGGGGTTCATTCGAGGAACGGTTGAAAGCCATCATCAGTGAATTGCAGAGTCGTGAGAACGTCATGCTCTTTATCGATGAAATCCATCAATTAGTGGGAGCAGGTTCTGCAGAGGGATCCATGGATGCAGGGAATATTTTAAAACCGGCGCTTGCCCGCGGTGAACTGCAGGTGATCGGTGCGACAACCCTTAAAGAGTATCGTCAAATCGAAAAAGATGCGGCACTCGAACGTCGTTTCCAGCCTGTCATGGTCAATGAGCCCACTCCGGAAGAAGCCATTGAAATTCTCAAGGGTTTAAAAAGCCGCTATGAAGACTATCATGGGGTGAAATTTACTGATGAGAGCATCGAGGCTTGTGTGAAATTGTCACATCGTTATATTCAGGACCGATTCCTGCCGGATAAAGCGATTGATCTCATGGATGAGGCAGGTTCAAAAGTGAACCTTCTATCTGAAGGCAAGGATAAAACGGCCATACACAAAAAATTACATGAAGTAAGAGTGAAGAAAGAGCAGGCAACGAAAGAAGAAAATTATGAGCAGGCAGCAATCCTGAGGGATGAGGAAGCGTCCTTGGAGAAGCAGCTTGGGCAGGAATCCTCTGATTCTAAGGCACTTGTTGAAAAGGACTTGATCCAGGCAATCATTGAGACCAAAACAGGCATTCCTGTTGGAAAGCTTCAAAGTGATGATCGCAAGCGGATGAAATCCCTTGAAGAAAACCTTGCTCATAAAGTGATCGGACAGGATGAAGCCGTGAAAAAAGTGGCGAAAGCCATCCGACGAAGCCGGGCAGGCTTGAAAGCAAAGCACCGTCCGATCGGAACATTCCTATTTGTCGGACCGACGGGTGTCGGGAAAACGGAATTAACGAAGACATTGGCTGAAGAGTTGTTTGGATCTAAAGATTCCATGCTCCGACTTGATATGAGTGAGTATATGGAGAAACACTCTGTGTCTAAACTGATCGGATCCCCTCCTGGCTATGTGGGTCATGAAGAATCCGGTCAACTGACTGAGAAAGTAAGAAGAAATCCGTACTCCATCATACTCTTGGATGAAATTGAAAAAGCACACCCGGATGTACAGCATATGTTCCTGCAGATTCTTGAAGACGGCCGTCTTACGGATAGTCAGGGCAGAACGGTGAGCTTCAAAGAAACTGTGATCATCATGACAAGTAACGCCGGGGTGACGGATAAGAAGGAAGCCGTCGTAGGTTTCAATACCGGTGGCACAGATGCCATTAAAGAAACGAATATTCTTCAATCGCTGGGTGCCTACTTTAAACCGGAATTCCTGAACCGATTCGATAGTATCATTGAATTCGAATCTCTGGAAAAGGTTGAGCTGCTGGAAATTCTTGATCTGATGCTGAATGAATTGCAGGCTGAGCTCAAGGAGCAGGGGATTACCGTGGAAATTGACGGAGAAGCGAAGCGCAGACTCGTGGAGCTCGGATATCACCCTGAATTTGGTGCAAGACCATTGCGCCGGGTGATCCAGGAAAGAGTGGAAGATAAGATCGCCGACTTCCTTCTTGATGAAGAAGGCGTAACGGAACTGATCGTATCAGTTGAAAATGATGAGATTATCGTGAAATAA
- a CDS encoding catalase, translating into MGDDRRTKVNGKSKDEQLEQYRVDDEGKHLTTNQGLRVSEDEFSLKAGERGPTLMEDFHFREKMTHFDHERIPERIVHARGFAAHGEFELYDSMKEYTRAKFLQDTSTKTPVFVRFSTVAGSRGSAEAVRDARGFATKFYTEEGNYDLVGNNIPVFFIQDAIKFPDLVHALKPEPHNEMPQAASAHDTFWDFIANNQESAHMVMWAMSDRAIPRSFRMMEGFGVHTFRLVNEEGKAHFVKFHWKPVLGTHSLVWDEAQKINGKDPDFHRRDLYESIEGGDYPEYELGVQLIKEEDEFNFDFDVLDPTKLWPEEEIPVKIVGKMTLNRNVDNVFAETEQAAFHPGSVVPGIDFSNDPLLQGRLFSYTDTQLIRLGGPNFHELPINRPVCPFHNNQRDGYGRHTINKGPVSYHNNSLAHNTPAPASEKEGGYTHYQEKMEGRKVRTRSESFKDHFSQATLFWNSMSKPEKEHIIQAFSFELGKVKSKSVQKQIVDMFANVSMDLAKGFAEAINIEVPEGKGSKVTKSSPALSQENTKKKPATRKVGVIVGNGFKGEEVSRVLSALKEEGIQPEIISDKLGTRKGDDGTELEVDHTFLTGESVLFDSLYVVGGENVDKKFSQDTTYFVKEAYSHFKPIGATHEGLHWLEEAGVKGPGVVTGEDMKSFAEDFTAAIAAHRHWDRELV; encoded by the coding sequence ATGGGAGACGATCGTCGTACGAAGGTGAATGGTAAAAGTAAAGATGAACAGCTTGAACAGTATAGAGTGGATGACGAAGGAAAGCATCTGACAACCAATCAAGGGCTGAGGGTATCAGAGGATGAGTTTTCCCTGAAAGCCGGAGAGCGTGGACCTACTTTAATGGAGGATTTTCATTTTCGTGAGAAGATGACCCACTTCGACCATGAACGGATCCCTGAAAGGATTGTCCATGCCCGGGGATTCGCGGCACATGGGGAGTTCGAACTCTATGACTCTATGAAAGAATATACAAGGGCTAAATTCCTTCAGGACACGTCGACAAAGACACCTGTATTTGTCCGCTTTTCCACAGTGGCGGGATCCAGGGGTTCTGCCGAGGCAGTGCGTGATGCCCGGGGATTTGCCACTAAATTTTATACAGAGGAAGGGAATTACGATCTGGTAGGGAACAATATTCCCGTCTTCTTCATTCAGGATGCGATCAAATTTCCGGATCTTGTTCATGCCCTTAAACCTGAGCCACATAACGAAATGCCTCAGGCTGCTTCTGCCCACGATACATTCTGGGACTTTATTGCAAACAATCAGGAGTCCGCTCATATGGTGATGTGGGCCATGTCCGATCGGGCGATCCCCCGCAGTTTCCGTATGATGGAAGGCTTTGGTGTCCATACATTCCGTCTGGTGAACGAGGAAGGGAAAGCCCATTTCGTGAAATTCCACTGGAAACCTGTACTCGGAACACACTCACTCGTTTGGGATGAAGCACAGAAGATTAACGGAAAAGACCCTGATTTCCACCGTCGTGATCTATACGAATCCATCGAGGGAGGGGACTATCCGGAGTATGAACTGGGTGTTCAGCTCATCAAGGAGGAAGATGAGTTCAACTTTGACTTTGATGTCCTTGACCCTACGAAGCTATGGCCGGAAGAGGAGATCCCTGTGAAGATCGTCGGGAAAATGACGTTGAACCGCAATGTGGACAATGTGTTTGCCGAAACGGAGCAGGCGGCATTCCATCCTGGATCTGTTGTGCCTGGAATCGATTTCTCCAATGATCCGTTGTTACAGGGACGCCTATTCTCCTATACAGATACACAATTAATCCGTCTCGGGGGACCAAACTTCCACGAGCTTCCGATCAATAGACCTGTGTGTCCTTTCCACAATAACCAGCGTGATGGATACGGACGCCATACGATCAATAAAGGACCGGTGAGCTATCATAACAATTCACTGGCTCATAATACACCGGCCCCTGCTTCTGAGAAAGAAGGCGGGTACACCCACTATCAGGAAAAGATGGAGGGCAGGAAAGTACGTACAAGAAGTGAAAGCTTCAAGGACCACTTCTCTCAGGCTACACTATTCTGGAATAGCATGAGTAAGCCGGAGAAGGAGCATATCATTCAAGCCTTCAGCTTTGAGCTGGGAAAAGTGAAAAGCAAATCGGTTCAGAAACAGATCGTCGATATGTTTGCAAACGTCAGTATGGATCTGGCAAAAGGTTTTGCGGAAGCGATCAATATAGAAGTACCTGAAGGAAAAGGATCGAAGGTTACGAAATCTTCCCCGGCTTTAAGTCAGGAAAACACGAAAAAGAAGCCGGCTACCCGCAAAGTCGGTGTCATCGTAGGGAATGGCTTCAAAGGGGAAGAAGTGAGCCGTGTCCTCTCTGCCCTTAAAGAAGAAGGGATTCAGCCTGAAATCATCAGTGACAAACTGGGGACGCGCAAAGGTGATGACGGCACAGAGCTTGAAGTGGACCACACATTCTTAACGGGAGAATCGGTCTTATTCGACAGCCTGTACGTTGTAGGTGGAGAAAACGTAGATAAGAAATTCTCTCAAGATACCACCTACTTTGTAAAAGAAGCGTATTCTCACTTTAAACCGATCGGTGCCACACATGAAGGTTTACACTGGCTGGAAGAAGCAGGTGTGAAGGGTCCGGGCGTGGTAACCGGGGAAGACATGAAGTCATTCGCAGAGGACTTCACTGCAGCCATCGCAGCACATCGGCATTGGGATCGTGAATTAGTATAA
- a CDS encoding YhbD family protein has product METDFISKKEVLELTGISYGQLYRWKRKNIIPEGWFIKKSSYTGQETFFPREKMLARIDAIKEMKDDYSLDELSDFFSPNPARIEVSEEELSSHNILSEHTMAFCTSLLPARKAYDFQDILHMVIIEKCHRLEIPKEAQQTLYLFLHEKFTPLKESSLELIGIRKSEEYMWMLLPLPSDFLVDHTAQVVLRFDLQQMMEELKITLTNTKGI; this is encoded by the coding sequence ATGGAAACCGATTTTATTTCTAAAAAGGAAGTACTGGAACTGACCGGGATATCCTACGGACAGCTTTACCGCTGGAAACGTAAGAATATCATTCCGGAAGGATGGTTCATCAAGAAATCCAGCTACACCGGTCAGGAGACCTTCTTCCCGAGGGAGAAGATGCTTGCCCGGATCGATGCAATCAAAGAAATGAAAGATGATTACTCCCTGGATGAGCTTTCGGATTTCTTTTCACCCAATCCCGCGAGGATCGAAGTCAGTGAAGAAGAACTATCGTCGCACAACATTCTTTCAGAACACACCATGGCTTTCTGTACATCCCTATTACCAGCAAGAAAAGCGTACGATTTCCAGGACATCCTGCATATGGTGATCATCGAAAAGTGCCATAGGTTAGAAATCCCTAAAGAAGCTCAGCAAACCCTTTATCTTTTTCTTCATGAGAAGTTTACACCACTGAAAGAATCTTCCCTTGAGCTGATCGGTATCCGGAAAAGTGAGGAGTATATGTGGATGCTCCTGCCCCTCCCTTCAGACTTTCTTGTGGACCATACGGCTCAAGTCGTATTGAGATTCGATCTGCAACAAATGATGGAAGAATTGAAAATCACGTTAACGAATACAAAGGGGATCTGA
- a CDS encoding polymer-forming cytoskeletal protein: protein MNTVEKKKLHDLKISGSGTSGGGQFDEVKISGSGKIAGDIDCREMRISGSGTVAGDIKAGLIKTSGSSSIEGDTKAETITTSGSSKYEGSVMASDMTISGSSKVTRNLIVEKFKVSGSCKVGGKIQGGLIRASGSLTVGEDCEVETFSTSGSVHIDGLLNADNVQIEINHKSSIKEIGGEKISVTHHSSSKLLKQVVNFFLQKEDYLFSELIEGDEVYLENTKAKLVRGKNVVISENCEIDTVEYSGTIEIHKDSSIRNKVKI from the coding sequence ATGAATACAGTGGAAAAGAAAAAGCTTCATGACTTGAAGATCAGCGGGTCCGGAACATCCGGCGGCGGACAATTTGATGAAGTGAAGATCAGTGGAAGCGGGAAGATCGCAGGGGATATCGACTGCCGTGAAATGAGAATATCGGGTTCCGGCACCGTTGCAGGTGATATTAAAGCAGGCCTGATCAAAACAAGCGGTTCTTCCTCCATCGAAGGAGATACGAAAGCCGAAACAATAACAACGAGCGGGAGTTCCAAATATGAAGGATCCGTGATGGCATCCGACATGACGATAAGTGGATCCAGTAAGGTGACCCGGAATCTGATCGTTGAAAAATTCAAGGTGAGCGGCTCATGCAAGGTAGGTGGAAAAATTCAGGGCGGATTGATCAGGGCGAGCGGATCGTTAACGGTTGGAGAGGATTGTGAAGTCGAAACCTTCTCAACTTCAGGCTCTGTGCATATTGATGGATTGCTGAACGCCGACAATGTCCAGATTGAGATCAACCATAAATCATCCATTAAAGAAATCGGCGGTGAAAAAATTTCAGTGACTCACCACTCTTCAAGCAAACTACTAAAACAGGTAGTCAACTTCTTTCTTCAAAAGGAAGATTACTTATTTTCCGAACTGATCGAAGGGGACGAAGTCTATCTTGAAAATACGAAGGCAAAACTCGTTCGCGGAAAAAACGTCGTAATCAGCGAGAATTGTGAAATCGATACGGTAGAATACTCCGGCACCATCGAGATACACAAGGACAGCTCGATCAGAAACAAAGTGAAAATCTGA
- a CDS encoding ectonucleotide pyrophosphatase/phosphodiesterase: MERLTDHLIIISFDCLSALDFPILKGLPHFQELLAHGSYCKRVETIYPSVTYPCHATIVTGKYPNRHGVVNNTLLQPGRESPDWHWHRKSIKGTTLYDEAKKGGMKTAALLWPVTANADIDYNMPEIFANRPWHNQILVSLLNGSPLFQLQMNRLFGHMRKGLNQPELDDFVLESTLETIKRKPDLLLVHFTDLDTQRHYHGFSSEEAHAALRRHDDRLGRIVGALRDNGIYDKSTIVALGDHSALDESKAVQLNTLLKEKGFINVSHRGKVTDWKAYCKGCDGSAYVYTKDPVSTQEVKALLERLQPDPANGIESILTGEEAARKGADEHCSFMLEARLGFYFKDALDGSFIHTITPEDVKHKRYTYGSHGYSPEKENYSTIFMAAGKGIRPHLEIPSMGLIDEGPTFARLLGLTLEDIDGKMIEEVLDI; the protein is encoded by the coding sequence ATGGAACGTTTGACGGATCACCTCATCATCATCTCTTTCGATTGTTTATCTGCCCTGGACTTTCCGATTCTAAAGGGACTTCCCCACTTCCAGGAGCTGCTTGCACATGGATCGTACTGCAAAAGGGTTGAAACCATCTATCCTTCTGTCACGTATCCCTGTCACGCCACGATCGTAACCGGAAAGTACCCCAATCGCCACGGTGTGGTGAATAATACACTCCTCCAGCCTGGCAGGGAATCGCCGGACTGGCATTGGCACCGTAAATCCATTAAGGGTACCACCCTCTATGACGAGGCAAAGAAGGGGGGCATGAAGACGGCAGCCCTCCTTTGGCCGGTGACAGCCAATGCGGATATCGATTATAATATGCCGGAAATCTTCGCCAATCGGCCCTGGCATAATCAAATCCTCGTTTCACTTTTGAATGGGAGTCCCCTCTTCCAACTGCAGATGAATCGTCTTTTTGGCCATATGCGCAAAGGCTTGAATCAACCTGAGCTGGATGATTTCGTCCTCGAATCGACGCTTGAAACAATCAAAAGGAAACCAGATTTATTGCTTGTGCACTTTACGGACCTTGATACCCAGCGGCATTACCATGGTTTCTCTTCTGAGGAAGCACATGCAGCCCTCCGCCGCCATGATGACAGATTGGGAAGGATCGTAGGAGCGTTAAGGGACAACGGCATCTATGATAAGTCGACGATCGTAGCCCTTGGTGATCATAGTGCCCTCGATGAATCGAAGGCCGTCCAACTCAACACCCTCCTTAAAGAAAAGGGGTTCATCAACGTAAGCCACCGCGGGAAGGTCACTGACTGGAAAGCATATTGCAAAGGGTGTGATGGTTCTGCTTATGTGTACACAAAGGATCCCGTTTCGACACAAGAAGTGAAGGCGCTATTGGAACGATTACAACCAGATCCGGCCAATGGAATCGAATCCATACTCACTGGAGAAGAAGCTGCCCGGAAAGGGGCCGATGAACACTGTTCGTTCATGCTCGAAGCCAGACTCGGGTTTTATTTTAAAGATGCACTGGATGGTTCCTTCATCCACACAATCACTCCGGAAGATGTGAAGCATAAGCGTTACACGTATGGCTCTCACGGCTATTCTCCGGAAAAGGAGAACTACTCCACGATCTTCATGGCGGCGGGAAAAGGAATTCGTCCTCACCTCGAGATTCCTTCCATGGGTCTCATTGATGAAGGACCGACATTTGCCAGATTGCTCGGACTCACCTTAGAAGATATTGACGGAAAAATGATTGAAGAAGTATTGGATATCTAA